One Setaria viridis chromosome 5, Setaria_viridis_v4.0, whole genome shotgun sequence genomic region harbors:
- the LOC117856541 gene encoding uncharacterized protein, translating to MPELEPPFRPREKLLELQRYFQNVHKHTYLKGRYDAVTSVGIPLALAASSLFLIGRGVYNMSHGIGKKD from the exons ATGCCGGAGCTGGAGCCGCCGTTCCGGCCGAGGGAGAAGCTGCTGGAGCTGCAGAGGTACTTCCAGAACGTCCACAAGCACACCTACTTGAAGGGCCGGTACGACGCCGTCACCTCCGTCGGCATccccctcgccctcgccgcctccagctTGTTCCTCATC GGAAGAGGGGTCTACAACATGTCCCATGGCATCGGAAAGAAGGATTGA